From a region of the Pseudomonas fulva 12-X genome:
- the trkA gene encoding Trk system potassium transporter TrkA: MKIIILGAGQVGGTLAEHLASEANDITVVDTDGDRLRALGDRLDIRTVQGKGSFPTVLRQAGADDADMLVAVTNSDEVNMIACQVAYTLFHTPTRIARVREAAYLTREALFDNEAIPVDVLISPEQVVTNYIKRLIEYPGALQVIDFAEGKAQLVGVKAYYGGPLVGQQLKQIRQHMPKVDTRVAAIFRRDRAIMPQGDTVIEADDEVFFIAAKADIRAVMSEMRRVENEYKRVVIAGGGHIGERLAEAIESRYQVKIIEMNPARCRYLSENLESTIVLQGSSSDRDLLVEENIKDADIFLALTNDDEANIMSSLLAKRLGARKVMTLINNPAYVDLIQGGEIDIAISPQLATIGSLLTHVRRGDIESVHSLRRGAAEAIEAIAHGDARSSKVVGKAIKDISLPPGTTIGAIIRDEEVLIAHDVTVIESGDHVILFLMDKKHIRDVERLFQVGLTFF, encoded by the coding sequence ATGAAGATCATCATCCTCGGCGCCGGCCAGGTCGGCGGCACCCTGGCCGAGCACCTGGCCAGCGAGGCCAACGACATCACCGTGGTGGACACCGACGGTGATCGCCTGCGCGCCCTCGGGGATCGCCTCGACATTCGCACCGTGCAGGGCAAGGGTTCGTTCCCGACCGTGCTGCGTCAGGCCGGCGCCGACGATGCCGACATGCTGGTGGCGGTGACCAACAGCGACGAAGTCAACATGATCGCCTGCCAGGTCGCCTACACCCTGTTCCATACGCCGACGCGCATCGCCCGGGTGCGCGAAGCGGCCTACCTGACCCGCGAGGCGCTGTTCGACAACGAAGCCATTCCGGTCGACGTATTGATCAGCCCCGAGCAGGTGGTGACCAATTACATCAAGCGCCTGATCGAATACCCCGGCGCCCTGCAGGTGATCGACTTCGCCGAGGGCAAGGCCCAGCTGGTCGGCGTCAAGGCCTATTACGGCGGCCCGCTGGTCGGCCAGCAGCTCAAGCAGATCCGCCAGCACATGCCCAAGGTCGACACCCGGGTGGCGGCGATCTTCCGCCGTGACCGGGCGATCATGCCCCAGGGCGATACGGTGATCGAAGCCGACGACGAGGTGTTCTTCATCGCCGCCAAGGCGGACATCCGCGCGGTGATGAGCGAAATGCGCCGCGTCGAGAACGAATACAAGCGGGTGGTGATCGCCGGCGGCGGGCATATCGGCGAGCGCCTGGCCGAAGCCATCGAGAGCCGCTACCAGGTGAAGATCATCGAGATGAACCCGGCGCGCTGCCGCTACCTCTCCGAAAACCTGGAAAGCACCATCGTGCTGCAAGGCAGCTCATCGGACCGCGACCTGCTGGTGGAAGAGAACATCAAGGACGCCGACATCTTCCTGGCCCTGACCAACGACGACGAGGCCAACATCATGTCGTCGCTGCTGGCCAAGCGCCTGGGCGCGCGCAAGGTGATGACGCTGATCAATAACCCGGCCTACGTCGACCTGATCCAGGGCGGTGAGATCGACATCGCCATCAGCCCACAACTGGCCACCATCGGTAGCCTGCTGACCCACGTGCGCCGCGGCGACATCGAGAGCGTGCACTCGCTGCGCCGGGGCGCTGCCGAAGCCATCGAGGCCATCGCCCACGGCGACGCGCGTTCGAGCAAGGTGGTCGGCAAGGCGATCAAGGACATCTCGCTGCCACCGGGCACCACCATCGGCGCGATCATCCGCGACGAAGAAGTGCTGATCGCCCACGACGTGACGGTGATCGAGTCCGGCGACCACGTGATCCTGTTCCTGATGGACAAGAAGCACATCCGCGATGTGGAACGACTGTTCCAGGTCGGCCTGACCTTCTTCTAG